In a single window of the Chaetodon trifascialis isolate fChaTrf1 chromosome 19, fChaTrf1.hap1, whole genome shotgun sequence genome:
- the clmnb gene encoding uncharacterized protein clmnb isoform X2 — protein MKMPDEANGDSQKKSVGEISHQHEQPQDERKAVQTRTFTRWMNVFLQRSDPPIEVHNLFTDIQDGRILMALLEQLSDCKLVKLLGIDASSIADGVPSVVLNLVWNIILYFQVKEVTGGLQRHLSSSLSSLSMSSYPSPGDLSPQPNDIGNYSCKTLPGKGRKAAREPKYHGKAIKTLLQWIQGCTSKFGVEVHDFGKSWKSGLAFLAMIKSINPALVDLRDSLSREPRENIQLAFMIAHQSLDIPPLLEPEDVSCTSPDEQSIITYVSMFLRHCSGIDEDFTTEVPQIPNFGSLESVSFGETGADDPEAQALLKGFEKSNEQQLWKQWARRPSGSPCVASLHTSGAVQSGLSSSSGDIFSSCRGQSISEQPVGSSAASPFNKKKSRPRSALKPPSPLDTAVNSQDIRSWMEKASADQGYNKPRVDESHFSLSSEEGIYSLSALDSDEEEAYNYILDLNKEVFQPHNQLKRQVPRVEEETAEEMFLNGQQTEEVKCLEVCELLNSGGCKHQEGSLAQNVESDIRAQSAFHRKFDWDKKGSSSREMTNSRAVFDMEPEEESRGREKREEERVVRRQSNDDGHYCEEVREKEMTENARLVMHECDKTEALVDETKKTKLFEVASWKKELEENTERGLFEKWGKASEKKAVDKEEEEDSLMPFEEGKITKLGKDKKEEDNVKEDERENQHSAGEDVYEVRGADATRINTEEENGGKVTALKMEDLNCRDEVKEESSDEVKNSMDFEAVITAEENNRKCKITRRKLTDKRATTDHPGETTPENDTNGSVNVHNGDTSWTPACSATSQSFRERGFILQFSAASCDITPLELEMLLVLWILLYCCFMLPQTNL, from the exons ATGAGAGGAAAGCAGTGCAGACGAGAACCTTCACCAGGTGGAtgaatgtgtttctgcagaga AGTGATCCTCCCATTGAGGTGCACAACCTGTTCACAGACATTCAGGACGGCAGAATACTGATGGCGTTGCTGGAGCAGCTGTCTGACTGCAAACTA GTAAAGCTGCTTGGCATCGATGCCTCCAGTATTGCTGACGGTGTCCCTTCTGTTGTTCTTAATCTTGTCTGGAACATCATCCTGTATTTCCAG GTAAAAGAGGTGACGGGAGGCCTCCAGAGGCATTTGTCTTCTAGCCTCTCTTCCTTATCAATGAGCAGTTACCCCTCCCCCGGTGACCTCTCTCCCCAGCCAAATGACATTGGCAACTACTCCTGCAAAACCCTGCCAGGCAAAGGTAGAAAGGCTGCCAGGGAACCCAAGTACCATGGGAAAGCAATCAAGACTCTGCTGCAATGGATCCAAGGATGCACATCAAA GTTTGGGGTGGAGGTGCATGATTTTGGGAAGAGCTGGAAGAGTGGGCTGGCATTCCTGGCTATGATTAAGTCCATAAACCCAGCCTTGGTTGACCTGAGGGACAGTCTGTCCAGAGAGCCAAGAGAAAACATCCAGCTGGCTTTCATGATAGCCCATCAAAGTTTGGATATACCACCTCTATTGGAGCCTGAAG ATGTGTCGTGCACTTCACCAGACGAGCAGTCTATCATCACCTATGTGTCTATGTTCCTGAGGCACTGTTCAGGAATAGATGAG GATTTTACAACAGAAGTTCCTCAGATCCCAAATTTCGGATCACTTGAATCAGTCAGCTTTGGGGAGACCGGCGCTGATGACCCAGAGGCGCAAGCTTTGCTCAAAGGCTTTGAGAAGAGCAATGAGCAGCAACTGTGGAAACAGTGGGCCAGAAGACCCTCAGGGAGCCCCTGTGTCGCCTCACTTCACACAAGTGGAGCAGTTCAATCTggcctctcctccagcagcggTGACATCTTTTCATCCTGCCGTGGCCAAAGCATCAGTGAACAGCCTGTGGGCAGTTCTGCTGCCTCACCgttcaacaaaaagaaaagcaggccTCGAAGCGCTTTAAAGCCACCCAGTCCGCTGGACACAGCCGTAAACAGCCAGGACATCAGATCATGGATGGAGAAAGCGTCTGCAGATCAGGGCTACAACAAGCCAAGAGTGGATGAAAGTCACTTTTCTTTGAGCTCCGAGGAAGGAATCTACAGCTTGTCAGCACTGGActcagatgaagaggaggcttACAACTACATCCTAGATCTGAATAAAGAAGTTTTTCAACCCCATAATCAGCTGAAAAGACAAGTACCGAGGGTtgaagaggaaacagcagaagaaatgtTCCTGAATGGACAGCAGACTGAAGAAGTGAAATGTCTGGAAGTGTGTGAGTTGTTAAACAGCGGTGGATGTAAGCATCAAGAGGGCTCACTTGCACAAAATGTTGAGTCAGACATCAGGGCTCAGTCAGCGTTTCACAGAAAGTTTGATTGGGACAAGAAGGGAAGTAGTTCCAGAGAGATGACAAACAGTAGAGCTGTGTTTGACATGGAGCCAGAGGAAGAAAGCCGAGGCAGAGAAAAACGCGAAGAGGAGAGAGTTGTCAGAAGACAGAGTAATGATGATGGCCATTATTGTGAGGAAGTGAGGGAAAAGGAGATGACAGAAAATGCTAGACTGGTGATGCATGAATGTGATAAAACAGAGGCTCTGGTAGATGAAACcaagaaaacaaagctttttGAAGTGGCTAGTTGGAAGAAAGAGCTTGAGGAAAATACTGAAAGAGGGCTTTTTGAAAAATGGGGGAAAGCAAGTGAAAAGAAAGCGGtagacaaagaagaagaggaagacagttTGATGCCATTTGAGGAAGGGAAAATCACAAAGTTAGGGAAAGATAAAAAGGAAGAGGATAATGTAAAGGAGGACGAAAGGGAGAATCAGCATAGTGCTGGTGAGGATGTATATGAAGTCAGAGGAGCTGATGCAACTAGAAttaacacagaagaagaaaacggTGGGAAAGTCACTGCCCTCAAAATGGAAGATTTAAATTGTAGAGATGAAGTCAAGGAAGAATCCAGTGATGAAGTCAAGAATTCAATGGATTTTGAGGCAGTTAtaacagcagaggagaacaaCAGAAAGTGTAAGATTACAAGACGCAAACTGACTGACAAGAGGGCGACAACAGACCATCCTGGTGAAACTACCCCAGAAAATGACACTAATGGAAGTGTTAATGTCCACAACGGTGATACTAGTTGGACTCCTGCCTGCAGTGCAACCTCTCAGTCATTCAG AGAGCGAGGATTCATTCTTCAGTTTTCAGCAGCCTCTTGTGACATAACCCCATTGGAGCTGGAAATGCTCTTGGTCCTGTGGATTCTGCTCTACTGCTGCTTCATGCTACCTCAGACGAACCTCTGA
- the clmnb gene encoding uncharacterized protein clmnb isoform X1, translating to MKMPDEANGDSQKKSVGEISHQHEQPQDERKAVQTRTFTRWMNVFLQRSDPPIEVHNLFTDIQDGRILMALLEQLSDCKLLYRFRSSPHRIFRLNNISKALAFLDDRHVKLLGIDASSIADGVPSVVLNLVWNIILYFQVKEVTGGLQRHLSSSLSSLSMSSYPSPGDLSPQPNDIGNYSCKTLPGKGRKAAREPKYHGKAIKTLLQWIQGCTSKFGVEVHDFGKSWKSGLAFLAMIKSINPALVDLRDSLSREPRENIQLAFMIAHQSLDIPPLLEPEDVSCTSPDEQSIITYVSMFLRHCSGIDEDFTTEVPQIPNFGSLESVSFGETGADDPEAQALLKGFEKSNEQQLWKQWARRPSGSPCVASLHTSGAVQSGLSSSSGDIFSSCRGQSISEQPVGSSAASPFNKKKSRPRSALKPPSPLDTAVNSQDIRSWMEKASADQGYNKPRVDESHFSLSSEEGIYSLSALDSDEEEAYNYILDLNKEVFQPHNQLKRQVPRVEEETAEEMFLNGQQTEEVKCLEVCELLNSGGCKHQEGSLAQNVESDIRAQSAFHRKFDWDKKGSSSREMTNSRAVFDMEPEEESRGREKREEERVVRRQSNDDGHYCEEVREKEMTENARLVMHECDKTEALVDETKKTKLFEVASWKKELEENTERGLFEKWGKASEKKAVDKEEEEDSLMPFEEGKITKLGKDKKEEDNVKEDERENQHSAGEDVYEVRGADATRINTEEENGGKVTALKMEDLNCRDEVKEESSDEVKNSMDFEAVITAEENNRKCKITRRKLTDKRATTDHPGETTPENDTNGSVNVHNGDTSWTPACSATSQSFRERGFILQFSAASCDITPLELEMLLVLWILLYCCFMLPQTNL from the exons ATGAGAGGAAAGCAGTGCAGACGAGAACCTTCACCAGGTGGAtgaatgtgtttctgcagaga AGTGATCCTCCCATTGAGGTGCACAACCTGTTCACAGACATTCAGGACGGCAGAATACTGATGGCGTTGCTGGAGCAGCTGTCTGACTGCAAACTA CTTTACAGGTTTAGGTCATCTCCTCACCGCATTTTCAGACTCAACAACATTTCTAAGGCTCTGGCGTTCCTGGATGATAGACAT GTAAAGCTGCTTGGCATCGATGCCTCCAGTATTGCTGACGGTGTCCCTTCTGTTGTTCTTAATCTTGTCTGGAACATCATCCTGTATTTCCAG GTAAAAGAGGTGACGGGAGGCCTCCAGAGGCATTTGTCTTCTAGCCTCTCTTCCTTATCAATGAGCAGTTACCCCTCCCCCGGTGACCTCTCTCCCCAGCCAAATGACATTGGCAACTACTCCTGCAAAACCCTGCCAGGCAAAGGTAGAAAGGCTGCCAGGGAACCCAAGTACCATGGGAAAGCAATCAAGACTCTGCTGCAATGGATCCAAGGATGCACATCAAA GTTTGGGGTGGAGGTGCATGATTTTGGGAAGAGCTGGAAGAGTGGGCTGGCATTCCTGGCTATGATTAAGTCCATAAACCCAGCCTTGGTTGACCTGAGGGACAGTCTGTCCAGAGAGCCAAGAGAAAACATCCAGCTGGCTTTCATGATAGCCCATCAAAGTTTGGATATACCACCTCTATTGGAGCCTGAAG ATGTGTCGTGCACTTCACCAGACGAGCAGTCTATCATCACCTATGTGTCTATGTTCCTGAGGCACTGTTCAGGAATAGATGAG GATTTTACAACAGAAGTTCCTCAGATCCCAAATTTCGGATCACTTGAATCAGTCAGCTTTGGGGAGACCGGCGCTGATGACCCAGAGGCGCAAGCTTTGCTCAAAGGCTTTGAGAAGAGCAATGAGCAGCAACTGTGGAAACAGTGGGCCAGAAGACCCTCAGGGAGCCCCTGTGTCGCCTCACTTCACACAAGTGGAGCAGTTCAATCTggcctctcctccagcagcggTGACATCTTTTCATCCTGCCGTGGCCAAAGCATCAGTGAACAGCCTGTGGGCAGTTCTGCTGCCTCACCgttcaacaaaaagaaaagcaggccTCGAAGCGCTTTAAAGCCACCCAGTCCGCTGGACACAGCCGTAAACAGCCAGGACATCAGATCATGGATGGAGAAAGCGTCTGCAGATCAGGGCTACAACAAGCCAAGAGTGGATGAAAGTCACTTTTCTTTGAGCTCCGAGGAAGGAATCTACAGCTTGTCAGCACTGGActcagatgaagaggaggcttACAACTACATCCTAGATCTGAATAAAGAAGTTTTTCAACCCCATAATCAGCTGAAAAGACAAGTACCGAGGGTtgaagaggaaacagcagaagaaatgtTCCTGAATGGACAGCAGACTGAAGAAGTGAAATGTCTGGAAGTGTGTGAGTTGTTAAACAGCGGTGGATGTAAGCATCAAGAGGGCTCACTTGCACAAAATGTTGAGTCAGACATCAGGGCTCAGTCAGCGTTTCACAGAAAGTTTGATTGGGACAAGAAGGGAAGTAGTTCCAGAGAGATGACAAACAGTAGAGCTGTGTTTGACATGGAGCCAGAGGAAGAAAGCCGAGGCAGAGAAAAACGCGAAGAGGAGAGAGTTGTCAGAAGACAGAGTAATGATGATGGCCATTATTGTGAGGAAGTGAGGGAAAAGGAGATGACAGAAAATGCTAGACTGGTGATGCATGAATGTGATAAAACAGAGGCTCTGGTAGATGAAACcaagaaaacaaagctttttGAAGTGGCTAGTTGGAAGAAAGAGCTTGAGGAAAATACTGAAAGAGGGCTTTTTGAAAAATGGGGGAAAGCAAGTGAAAAGAAAGCGGtagacaaagaagaagaggaagacagttTGATGCCATTTGAGGAAGGGAAAATCACAAAGTTAGGGAAAGATAAAAAGGAAGAGGATAATGTAAAGGAGGACGAAAGGGAGAATCAGCATAGTGCTGGTGAGGATGTATATGAAGTCAGAGGAGCTGATGCAACTAGAAttaacacagaagaagaaaacggTGGGAAAGTCACTGCCCTCAAAATGGAAGATTTAAATTGTAGAGATGAAGTCAAGGAAGAATCCAGTGATGAAGTCAAGAATTCAATGGATTTTGAGGCAGTTAtaacagcagaggagaacaaCAGAAAGTGTAAGATTACAAGACGCAAACTGACTGACAAGAGGGCGACAACAGACCATCCTGGTGAAACTACCCCAGAAAATGACACTAATGGAAGTGTTAATGTCCACAACGGTGATACTAGTTGGACTCCTGCCTGCAGTGCAACCTCTCAGTCATTCAG AGAGCGAGGATTCATTCTTCAGTTTTCAGCAGCCTCTTGTGACATAACCCCATTGGAGCTGGAAATGCTCTTGGTCCTGTGGATTCTGCTCTACTGCTGCTTCATGCTACCTCAGACGAACCTCTGA
- the clmnb gene encoding uncharacterized protein clmnb isoform X3, which translates to MSSYPSPGDLSPQPNDIGNYSCKTLPGKGRKAAREPKYHGKAIKTLLQWIQGCTSKFGVEVHDFGKSWKSGLAFLAMIKSINPALVDLRDSLSREPRENIQLAFMIAHQSLDIPPLLEPEDVSCTSPDEQSIITYVSMFLRHCSGIDEDFTTEVPQIPNFGSLESVSFGETGADDPEAQALLKGFEKSNEQQLWKQWARRPSGSPCVASLHTSGAVQSGLSSSSGDIFSSCRGQSISEQPVGSSAASPFNKKKSRPRSALKPPSPLDTAVNSQDIRSWMEKASADQGYNKPRVDESHFSLSSEEGIYSLSALDSDEEEAYNYILDLNKEVFQPHNQLKRQVPRVEEETAEEMFLNGQQTEEVKCLEVCELLNSGGCKHQEGSLAQNVESDIRAQSAFHRKFDWDKKGSSSREMTNSRAVFDMEPEEESRGREKREEERVVRRQSNDDGHYCEEVREKEMTENARLVMHECDKTEALVDETKKTKLFEVASWKKELEENTERGLFEKWGKASEKKAVDKEEEEDSLMPFEEGKITKLGKDKKEEDNVKEDERENQHSAGEDVYEVRGADATRINTEEENGGKVTALKMEDLNCRDEVKEESSDEVKNSMDFEAVITAEENNRKCKITRRKLTDKRATTDHPGETTPENDTNGSVNVHNGDTSWTPACSATSQSFRERGFILQFSAASCDITPLELEMLLVLWILLYCCFMLPQTNL; encoded by the exons ATGAGCAGTTACCCCTCCCCCGGTGACCTCTCTCCCCAGCCAAATGACATTGGCAACTACTCCTGCAAAACCCTGCCAGGCAAAGGTAGAAAGGCTGCCAGGGAACCCAAGTACCATGGGAAAGCAATCAAGACTCTGCTGCAATGGATCCAAGGATGCACATCAAA GTTTGGGGTGGAGGTGCATGATTTTGGGAAGAGCTGGAAGAGTGGGCTGGCATTCCTGGCTATGATTAAGTCCATAAACCCAGCCTTGGTTGACCTGAGGGACAGTCTGTCCAGAGAGCCAAGAGAAAACATCCAGCTGGCTTTCATGATAGCCCATCAAAGTTTGGATATACCACCTCTATTGGAGCCTGAAG ATGTGTCGTGCACTTCACCAGACGAGCAGTCTATCATCACCTATGTGTCTATGTTCCTGAGGCACTGTTCAGGAATAGATGAG GATTTTACAACAGAAGTTCCTCAGATCCCAAATTTCGGATCACTTGAATCAGTCAGCTTTGGGGAGACCGGCGCTGATGACCCAGAGGCGCAAGCTTTGCTCAAAGGCTTTGAGAAGAGCAATGAGCAGCAACTGTGGAAACAGTGGGCCAGAAGACCCTCAGGGAGCCCCTGTGTCGCCTCACTTCACACAAGTGGAGCAGTTCAATCTggcctctcctccagcagcggTGACATCTTTTCATCCTGCCGTGGCCAAAGCATCAGTGAACAGCCTGTGGGCAGTTCTGCTGCCTCACCgttcaacaaaaagaaaagcaggccTCGAAGCGCTTTAAAGCCACCCAGTCCGCTGGACACAGCCGTAAACAGCCAGGACATCAGATCATGGATGGAGAAAGCGTCTGCAGATCAGGGCTACAACAAGCCAAGAGTGGATGAAAGTCACTTTTCTTTGAGCTCCGAGGAAGGAATCTACAGCTTGTCAGCACTGGActcagatgaagaggaggcttACAACTACATCCTAGATCTGAATAAAGAAGTTTTTCAACCCCATAATCAGCTGAAAAGACAAGTACCGAGGGTtgaagaggaaacagcagaagaaatgtTCCTGAATGGACAGCAGACTGAAGAAGTGAAATGTCTGGAAGTGTGTGAGTTGTTAAACAGCGGTGGATGTAAGCATCAAGAGGGCTCACTTGCACAAAATGTTGAGTCAGACATCAGGGCTCAGTCAGCGTTTCACAGAAAGTTTGATTGGGACAAGAAGGGAAGTAGTTCCAGAGAGATGACAAACAGTAGAGCTGTGTTTGACATGGAGCCAGAGGAAGAAAGCCGAGGCAGAGAAAAACGCGAAGAGGAGAGAGTTGTCAGAAGACAGAGTAATGATGATGGCCATTATTGTGAGGAAGTGAGGGAAAAGGAGATGACAGAAAATGCTAGACTGGTGATGCATGAATGTGATAAAACAGAGGCTCTGGTAGATGAAACcaagaaaacaaagctttttGAAGTGGCTAGTTGGAAGAAAGAGCTTGAGGAAAATACTGAAAGAGGGCTTTTTGAAAAATGGGGGAAAGCAAGTGAAAAGAAAGCGGtagacaaagaagaagaggaagacagttTGATGCCATTTGAGGAAGGGAAAATCACAAAGTTAGGGAAAGATAAAAAGGAAGAGGATAATGTAAAGGAGGACGAAAGGGAGAATCAGCATAGTGCTGGTGAGGATGTATATGAAGTCAGAGGAGCTGATGCAACTAGAAttaacacagaagaagaaaacggTGGGAAAGTCACTGCCCTCAAAATGGAAGATTTAAATTGTAGAGATGAAGTCAAGGAAGAATCCAGTGATGAAGTCAAGAATTCAATGGATTTTGAGGCAGTTAtaacagcagaggagaacaaCAGAAAGTGTAAGATTACAAGACGCAAACTGACTGACAAGAGGGCGACAACAGACCATCCTGGTGAAACTACCCCAGAAAATGACACTAATGGAAGTGTTAATGTCCACAACGGTGATACTAGTTGGACTCCTGCCTGCAGTGCAACCTCTCAGTCATTCAG AGAGCGAGGATTCATTCTTCAGTTTTCAGCAGCCTCTTGTGACATAACCCCATTGGAGCTGGAAATGCTCTTGGTCCTGTGGATTCTGCTCTACTGCTGCTTCATGCTACCTCAGACGAACCTCTGA
- the LOC139348105 gene encoding alpha-1-antiproteinase-like: protein MVREGAMIFFMYSFTCLTVLALLRGCTADGSVLPKPEKRFSGPLHEELEVNQQLNTSALNTALAFEPYHDLATRTTAEPGVQQQQQRNILFSPLGLASALALLSQASRSESRSQALEALGLAANSTEQSVEATISALTNLQHSLTLQEGGVGGGAQSAESKAGAGTGAGIGATAGVEIGGADAGNRADVDDGAEGRTGTEDGVHAGGHLKVWSGLHIDGRPSLDYDSFLSRPQHTGPSAFNISFETLMKDLQASDKLELNNYVYFKGRQPFERRHTVPRSFQLNATTSVEVAMMFRDDSSDVMMLYDTNCSATVVRLAQSDRLASLLLLPKAELQPLEDCLSDSRMSFWLSNLKPGRAEILFPKFQLRKSYSLENLLRNSGVSSIFSDSADFSGISPKKTLKLVKAPHETMLEMEETKSEDGGRPDTMLDFSVPPRITFSRPFILIIYDNVTGLVLLIGRIIDPTDV from the exons ATGGTGAGAGAAGGAGCGATGATCTTTTTTATGTACAGTTTTACATGTCTAACAGTGCTGGCATTGCTAAGAGGCTGCACAGCAGATGGGTCGGTTCTACCAAAGCCTGAGAAACGCTTCAGTGGGCCTCTGCATGAGGAGCTAGAGGTCAATCAGCAGCTCAACACATCAGCTTTAAACACAGCCTTGGCCTTTGAACCTTACCATGACCTGGCCACCAGAACCACTGCTGAGCCTGgggtccagcagcagcagcagcgcaaCATCTTGTTCTCGCCCTTGGGCCTGGCGTCAGCCCTGGCCCTGCTGTCCCAGGCCTCTCGGTCCGAGAGTCGGAGCCAAGCCCTGGAGGCATTGGGGCTGGCAGCCAACTCTACAGAGCAGAGCGTGGAGGCCACCATATCTGCTCTTACAAATCTGCAACACAGCCTCACACTGCAGGAGGGAGGGGTTGGAGGTGGAGCTCAAAGTGCAGAGTCTAAGGCTGGAGCTGGAACAGGAGCAGGGATTGGGGCCACAGCGGGGGTTGAAATTGGAGGTGCAGATGCTGGAAACAGAGCTGATGTAGATGATGGAGCAGAGGGCAGGACTGGAACTGAGGATGGGGTTCATGCTGGGGGTCACTTGAAAGTGTGGAGCGGCCTACATATTGATGGAAGACCCTCACTGGACTATGACAGTTTTTTGTCCAGGCCTCAGCACACTGGACCCTCCGCCTTCAACATCAGCTTTGAGACGTTGATGAAAGACTTGCAAGCCTCTGACAAACTTGAACTTAACAATTATGTGTATTTCAAAG GTCGTCAACCATTTGAGCGGCGCCACACAGTGCCACGGAGCTTCCAGCTGAATGCTACGACCAGCGTGGAGGTTGCCATGATGTTCAGGGATGACTCTTCTGACGTGATGATGCTATATGACACCAACTGCTCCGCCACAGTGGTGCGGCTGGCCCAGTCAGATCGCCTGGCCTCACTGCTCCTTCTTCCTaaagctgagctgcagcccCTGGAGGACTGCCTCTCTGACAGCCGGATGAGCTTTTGGCTCAGCAACCTGAAGCCAGG GCGGGCAGAAATCCTTTTCCCTAAATTCCAACTAAGGAAATCCTACAGTTTAGAAAATCTCCTGAGGAACTCCGGGGTATCGTCCATTTTCTCAGACTCAGCAGACTTCTCGGGAATATCGCCAAAGAAGACGTTGAAGCTTGTCAAG GCTCCTCATGAGACCATGCTGGAGATGGAAGAGACCAAGTCAGAAGACGGGGGGAGACCTGACACCATGCTGGACTTCTCTGTCCCTCCGAGAATTACCTTTAGCAGACCTTTCATCCTCATAATCTATGACAATGTCACAGGGCTTGTCCTG